One genomic region from Sciurus carolinensis chromosome 2, mSciCar1.2, whole genome shotgun sequence encodes:
- the LOC124977979 gene encoding protein PET117 homolog, mitochondrial, giving the protein MSRSSKVVLGLSVLLTAATVAGVHLKQRQDLQRLRDGVIRDIERQNRKKENIRLLGEQIILTEQLEAEREKMLLEKGSQKT; this is encoded by the exons ATGTCGAGGAGCTCGAAGGTGGTGCTGGGCCTCTCGGTGCTGCTGACGGCGGCCACGGTCGCTGGCGTGCACCTGAAGCAGCGGCAGGACCTGCAG AGGCTTCGTGACGGAGTGATCAGAGATATTGAGAGGCAAAAtcgaaaaaaagaaaacattcgtCTTTTGGGAGAACAGATTATTTTGACTGAGCAACTTGAAGCAGAACGAGAGAAGATGTTATTGGAAAAAGGATCTCAAAAAACATGA